The following are from one region of the Rhodopirellula sp. P2 genome:
- a CDS encoding DUF1552 domain-containing protein: MIRTTRRRFLRGLGGASLALPWMPSIAMAGQANNVPLRMAHFYVPIGVVRRGFFPGESEDVIPQGNLGNVMKSLGKQNPFASDEPLGRLTPTLEPLEPFKHKVNLITGMDRTFQQGTDVHAQCASCYLSSAVPYTVEGTAWPLDRTLDHLVADAIGTETPFPTLEFSCNSHRDNKESIYFDNISWYGTGHLAPSIRDPRKMYHRLFSTQEIERYRDVTDLVLEDARDLRMHLGYEDRHKFAEYFDSIRSIETQMDRLENMKSQLSRVQLDEPPEAYLPRGEYIRLMGELMVVALQTGLTNVTTFMVGPERWDTPFKYESLFDKPRSHHQMSHNQTKMIDDLLKVDRFHMEQFVALLEKMDSIEQADGSTLLDNTLFTYGSGLGDGSTHQYNDLPIVVAGGGKRVASGRHINLPEGTPLANLWLTQARLLGIRMPRFADSTGTIDALMAERA; encoded by the coding sequence ATGATTCGTACCACTCGACGTCGTTTCCTTCGCGGGCTGGGCGGAGCTTCTTTGGCGCTGCCTTGGATGCCCAGCATTGCCATGGCGGGGCAGGCCAACAACGTGCCGCTGCGGATGGCTCATTTTTATGTGCCCATCGGAGTTGTCCGGCGCGGGTTCTTTCCGGGGGAGTCTGAGGATGTGATCCCCCAAGGCAATCTCGGCAACGTGATGAAGTCGTTGGGGAAACAGAACCCGTTCGCCAGTGACGAACCGCTGGGGCGATTGACGCCGACGCTGGAACCTTTGGAGCCCTTCAAACACAAAGTCAATCTGATCACGGGAATGGATCGGACGTTTCAGCAGGGGACCGATGTGCACGCGCAGTGTGCGTCGTGTTACTTGAGCAGCGCGGTGCCGTACACGGTGGAGGGAACGGCTTGGCCGCTCGATCGAACGCTGGACCATTTGGTGGCGGATGCCATCGGGACTGAAACACCGTTTCCAACGCTGGAATTCAGTTGCAACAGCCACCGTGACAACAAAGAGTCGATCTACTTCGACAACATCTCGTGGTATGGCACCGGGCACTTGGCGCCTTCGATTCGCGATCCTCGCAAAATGTATCATCGGCTGTTTTCGACCCAGGAGATTGAACGCTACCGAGACGTGACGGATTTGGTCCTCGAGGATGCTCGCGATTTGAGGATGCACTTGGGATACGAAGATCGTCACAAGTTCGCCGAGTACTTCGATTCGATTCGATCCATCGAGACGCAAATGGACCGCCTGGAGAACATGAAGTCACAGCTCTCCCGGGTGCAGTTGGACGAGCCGCCCGAGGCCTATTTGCCGCGTGGAGAATACATCCGTTTGATGGGCGAATTGATGGTGGTGGCTCTGCAAACGGGGTTGACCAATGTGACCACCTTCATGGTGGGGCCCGAGCGATGGGACACCCCGTTCAAGTATGAAAGCTTGTTCGACAAGCCTCGTAGTCACCATCAAATGTCTCACAACCAAACCAAGATGATCGATGATCTGTTGAAGGTCGATCGCTTCCACATGGAGCAGTTTGTTGCGTTGTTGGAGAAGATGGATTCCATCGAGCAGGCCGATGGTTCCACACTGCTTGACAACACTTTGTTCACTTATGGATCGGGTTTGGGGGACGGATCAACGCACCAGTACAACGACTTGCCGATCGTTGTTGCCGGGGGTGGAAAGCGTGTCGCTTCCGGACGTCACATCAACCTGCCCGAGGGAACACCGCTCGCCAACCTGTGGTTGACGCAAGCTCGTTTGTTGGGGATCCGGATGCCGCGTTTCGCCGACAGCACCGGAACGATCGATGCCTTGATGGCGGAGCGAGCTTAG
- a CDS encoding diacylglycerol/lipid kinase family protein: protein MPAVDSKRTIREVWIFTSPKAGSGAGRGEILRLIELCRAGGLTCRRIDNLAELAERVGEADSLPGDVAVVGAGGDGTLALLAGKLPPGSALIPMPMGTENLLARYYGYSRRAEDVLATIRRGDAMAVDAGRANGRLFLVMVTAGFDAEVVRAMHLTRRGHINRFSYAGPLWRAIRRYAFPVIDAEMEQAAPVSSPKKIAVSSEGRAATSGAFERTQTVRTSGCWMMAFNLPCYAASLPIEPEANGNDGQLDLINLAYGSVIAGLRYLMALPGGRHLKRSDVFRYQATKITWSSLSRVPYQVDGDYAGRLPVQIEVLPDYVTLLRAAN from the coding sequence GTGCCCGCTGTGGACTCGAAACGGACAATTCGTGAGGTCTGGATCTTCACCAGCCCCAAGGCGGGGAGCGGTGCGGGGCGCGGAGAGATTCTGCGGTTGATCGAGCTGTGTCGCGCCGGCGGGCTGACTTGTCGCCGGATCGACAATTTGGCCGAACTTGCCGAGCGGGTTGGAGAGGCCGATTCACTGCCGGGCGACGTGGCCGTGGTTGGTGCCGGGGGCGATGGGACTTTGGCGTTGCTGGCGGGGAAGTTGCCACCGGGCAGTGCCTTGATCCCAATGCCGATGGGAACTGAAAATTTGTTGGCTCGTTACTACGGGTATTCGCGGCGTGCCGAGGACGTGTTGGCGACAATTCGTCGCGGAGACGCGATGGCGGTCGACGCCGGCCGAGCCAACGGGCGGTTGTTTCTGGTGATGGTCACCGCGGGCTTCGACGCGGAAGTCGTGCGGGCGATGCACTTGACCCGTCGCGGTCACATCAATCGTTTCAGCTACGCCGGGCCGCTCTGGCGAGCCATTCGTCGGTACGCGTTCCCGGTGATTGATGCGGAGATGGAACAGGCAGCGCCGGTTTCGTCTCCGAAGAAGATCGCCGTCAGCTCCGAGGGACGAGCAGCGACTTCAGGGGCGTTCGAGCGGACGCAAACCGTTCGGACCAGCGGTTGTTGGATGATGGCGTTTAATTTGCCTTGTTATGCGGCTTCGTTGCCCATTGAACCCGAAGCCAATGGAAACGACGGGCAATTGGATCTGATCAACCTGGCTTACGGTTCCGTGATCGCTGGCCTGCGGTATTTGATGGCGTTGCCGGGCGGTCGGCATTTGAAGCGTTCGGACGTCTTTCGCTACCAAGCGACCAAGATCACGTGGTCCAGTCTTTCGCGAGTGCCGTATCAGGTCGATGGGGACTACGCTGGGCGATTGCCAGTTCAGATTGAAGTCTTGCCTGACTATGTGACGTTGCTCCGGGCTGCCAACTGA
- the kdsA gene encoding 3-deoxy-8-phosphooctulonate synthase, whose protein sequence is MAREPMPETPPIQPVSIRDYVCGPGEPLLVIAGPCVLQSRELALEIGEELARINQRPDVQVIFKASFDKANRTSLASQRGPGIEQGLGLLEAVRANTGLPVTTDIHLPEQAAMVGEVCDLLQIPAFLARQTDLLVAAAGTGRPVNVKKGQFMSPGDMRYVIDKLRASGDGGVMACERGTFFGYGRLVNDMQSIPIMRSLGVPVVFDATHSVQQPGGLGGATGGNREMVEPLARAAVAIGCDALFFETHPDPETSPSDGPNMIPLDEFAGTLDRLLRLRETVDSLDG, encoded by the coding sequence ATGGCCCGCGAACCGATGCCCGAAACTCCTCCGATCCAACCTGTTTCAATTCGCGACTACGTCTGTGGCCCGGGAGAACCACTGTTGGTCATCGCCGGACCTTGTGTGTTGCAGTCGCGTGAATTGGCGCTTGAAATCGGGGAGGAATTGGCTCGGATCAACCAGCGTCCCGACGTTCAGGTGATCTTCAAGGCTTCGTTTGACAAAGCCAACCGGACCAGTTTGGCATCGCAGCGTGGCCCGGGGATCGAGCAGGGGCTGGGGCTTTTGGAGGCGGTTCGGGCGAACACGGGCTTGCCGGTGACGACGGACATTCACTTGCCGGAGCAGGCCGCGATGGTGGGCGAGGTTTGCGATTTGTTGCAGATTCCGGCCTTTTTGGCTCGTCAGACGGATTTGTTGGTCGCCGCGGCGGGCACGGGGCGTCCTGTGAACGTCAAAAAGGGCCAATTCATGTCGCCGGGAGACATGCGGTACGTGATCGACAAATTGCGAGCATCCGGCGATGGTGGCGTGATGGCTTGCGAGCGGGGCACCTTCTTTGGCTACGGGCGGTTGGTCAACGACATGCAATCGATTCCGATCATGCGATCGTTGGGAGTTCCCGTCGTTTTTGATGCGACTCACAGTGTCCAGCAACCCGGTGGCTTGGGCGGGGCGACGGGCGGAAATCGAGAAATGGTTGAACCATTGGCTCGCGCCGCCGTAGCGATCGGATGTGATGCTCTCTTTTTTGAGACGCACCCCGACCCGGAAACGTCGCCGAGTGACGGGCCAAACATGATCCCGCTGGACGAATTCGCGGGAACGTTGGACCGCTTGTTGCGATTGCGAGAGACGGTCGACAGCCTGGATGGCTGA